CCAGTGGTTCAAGTTGGCAAGATTGATGAGCGCTTAGGCGGTGCTGCGAACGTGGCCCGAAATGTCGCAGCTCTTGGTGCGCAAACAACCATTCTCGGAATAGTGGGTCAGGATGAACCTGGTGAACGCGTTATCAATTTGCTCAAATCCGGTGGCGTAGATAGTCAGTTGGAAATTGATGCAGATGTACCTACGATTGTGAAGTTGCGTGTGATTGCACGCCAGCAACAATTAATCCGTTTAGATTTTGAAGAGGCTCCTAGCGAGAAAGCGCTAGCGCACAAGTTAGAGCGTTTTGAAAAATTAGTTGGCTCTGCTGATGTTGTGATTCTGTCGGACTACGGCAAGGGTGCCTTAGGACAAGTATCCCATATGATCGAGCAGGCTAGAGCGCAAAACAAAATGATCTTGGTCGACCCCAAGGGTGAAGATTATGAGAAATATCGTGGCGCCACTGTTTTAACGCCTAATCGCAGTGAGCTGCGTCAAGTGGTTGGACAGTGGACTAGTGAAGAAGACCTCACCAAGAGAGCGCAAGATCTCAGAAAGTCTCTTAACCTTCAGGCGCTATTACTTACCCGCTCTGAAGAGGGTATGAGTCTTTATACAGAAGCTGGTGTAAGTCATGTCAAAGCACAAGCTAGAGAGGTATTCGATGTATCCGGTGCTGGTGATACGGTGATTGCTACTTTGGCGGTTGCCCTGGCATCTGGATGGTCATTAGAGCGGGCGATGGCTTTGGCAAATCGTGCTGGTGGAATTGTGGTTGGTAAGCTGGGTACTGCTACCGTTACTTCAGAGGAATTACAGTGACTATTATCGTAACTGGTGCCGCAGGATTTATTGGCGCAAATATCGTTCAAGCTTTAAATGCGCGCGGTGAAAAAAATATTATTGCTGTTGACGACTTACGTCCAGCGGATAAATATCGCAATCTAGCTGATCTCGATATTATTGATTACCTCGATAAGGATGAGTTTCTAGAGGCGTTTAGAAGTGGTCGTTTTGGTAAGGTAAAAGCAGTGTTTCATGAGGGCGCTTGCTCCGATACCATGGAGGCCGATGGCATTTTCATGATGGCTAATAACTATCGTTACACCATGGATTTGCTTGATATCTGTACCGCTCAAAAGGTTCAGCTCTTGTATGCCTCATCTGCGGCAACTTATGGCGGTTCCGATGTGTTTATTGAAAGTCGTGAGCATGAGAGGCCTTTGAATATCTATGGCTACTCAAAGTTTTTATTTGATCAGGTGATGCGTAAGCGTTTTGCTGAAAATGCAAATACCGCTCAAGTAGTTGGCTTTCGCTACTTCAACGTATATGGCCCTCGCGAATCACACAAAGGCCGTATGGCATCCGTAGCCTTTCATCAATATCATCAATACAAAGCAAATGGCCATGTAAAGCTGTTTGGTGAATATGGTGGCTATGGTCCTGGCGAACAAAGTCGTGACTTTGTATCGATTGAAGATGTGGTCAAAGTAAATCTCTTTTTCTTAGATCATCCAGAGATCAGCGGTATCTTCAATTTAGGCAGTGGGCGTGCGCAACCATTTAACGATGTGGCACACGCTGTTGCTAACGCAATGCGCAAATTAGATAAAGCGCAACCAGCAAGCTTGCAAGAATTAGTTAAAGAAAAAGCAATTGAGTACATTCCGTTTCCGGAAGCACTCAAAGGCAAATACCAGTGCTTCACACAAGCTGATTTAACAAAATTGCGTGCAGCT
This DNA window, taken from Polynucleobacter sp. MWH-UH25E, encodes the following:
- the rfaE1 gene encoding D-glycero-beta-D-manno-heptose-7-phosphate kinase, with the protein product MEKANREQFSKARLLVVGDVMLDRYWFGDTNRISPEAPVPVVQVGKIDERLGGAANVARNVAALGAQTTILGIVGQDEPGERVINLLKSGGVDSQLEIDADVPTIVKLRVIARQQQLIRLDFEEAPSEKALAHKLERFEKLVGSADVVILSDYGKGALGQVSHMIEQARAQNKMILVDPKGEDYEKYRGATVLTPNRSELRQVVGQWTSEEDLTKRAQDLRKSLNLQALLLTRSEEGMSLYTEAGVSHVKAQAREVFDVSGAGDTVIATLAVALASGWSLERAMALANRAGGIVVGKLGTATVTSEELQ
- the rfaD gene encoding ADP-glyceromanno-heptose 6-epimerase; translated protein: MTIIVTGAAGFIGANIVQALNARGEKNIIAVDDLRPADKYRNLADLDIIDYLDKDEFLEAFRSGRFGKVKAVFHEGACSDTMEADGIFMMANNYRYTMDLLDICTAQKVQLLYASSAATYGGSDVFIESREHERPLNIYGYSKFLFDQVMRKRFAENANTAQVVGFRYFNVYGPRESHKGRMASVAFHQYHQYKANGHVKLFGEYGGYGPGEQSRDFVSIEDVVKVNLFFLDHPEISGIFNLGSGRAQPFNDVAHAVANAMRKLDKAQPASLQELVKEKAIEYIPFPEALKGKYQCFTQADLTKLRAAGYSEPFLNVEQGVSRYIEWLEANSDFLANPL